One window of the Cryptomeria japonica chromosome 7, Sugi_1.0, whole genome shotgun sequence genome contains the following:
- the LOC131073112 gene encoding uncharacterized protein LOC131073112, translating into MRLQVPTPVVMETEDYLKEKEENEVSQDMWSLMKPEPRGDAFASLLAGDGGKDYKFDAKFAAPWDLVAPKPYVPLARSRSSLSNDSLQLCTEGLGCESCDCLSEIADKNLPQDEEIEVPFEEEENEEEEEEEVEELEEKNHPARSFPPPLHSLCASSAAHLRSFKKDGRFVLQSVKAPLLNFLHSHREGGRLQMHLVSTTEDDDLALPLVPKPQNGVLPEEDIEGGFGEDQAPQIFSNPVSSDIPAVHQSKPLPEPEDSSGNHCDSSMECNKSTALEFKVTCNRPPEKCKAVDNESSNGKREIQEGKSSPKHSASCQNIYSGWRTEIAEQNSAVFCQNWQKAQGLPNYPLYKLKYLEAVSMINVHVNNVNDHAQFAKFRVTDLGLGRCHDANSLCVWGKYPCIATSS; encoded by the coding sequence ATGAGGCTCCAGGTTCCAACCCCTGTAGTCATGGAGACTGAGGATTatttgaaggaaaaagaagaaaatgaagtgaGTCAGGATATGTGGAGTTTGATGAAACCAGAGCCCCGGGGCGATGCTTTTGCTTCGCTTCTGGCAGGCGATGGCGGAAAAGATTATAAATTTGATGCAAAGTTTGCTGCCCCTTGGGATTTGGTGGCTCCCAAGCCTTATGTTCCTCTTGCCAGAAGCCGCAGCTCGTTGAGTAATGACAGTCTTCAGCTTTGTACCGAAGGTCTCGGATGCGAGAGCTGCGACTGCTTGTCTGAAATTGCGGACAAAAATTTGCCTCAAGATGAGGAGATCGAAGTCCCCTTCgaggaagaggaaaatgaagaggaagaggaagaggaagttgaagaacttgaagagaagAATCATCCTGCAAGATCATTTCCACCGCCTCTTCATTCACTTTGCGCCAGCAGCGCAGCACACTTGCGATCTTTCAAGAAAGACGGCCGTTTCGTGTTGCAGTCTGTAAAGGCACCGTTGCTGAATTTTCTGCACTCGCATCGTGAAGGCGGCCGTCTTCAAATGCATCTCGTCAGCACAACGGAAGATGACGATCTTGCCCTGCCTTTGGTACCAAAGCCTCAGAATGGAGTGCTTCCAGAAGAAGATATAGAAGGAGGATTTGGCGAGGATCAAGCACCGCAAATCTTTTCGAATCCTGTATCGTCCGATATTCCAGCAGTCCATCAATCGAAGCCGCTTCCGGAGCCGGAGGATTCCTCAGGCAATCATTGCGATTCCAGCATGGAATGCAACAAAAGTACCGCCCTGGAATTCAAAGTCACCTGCAACAGGCCGCCGGAGAAATGCAAAGCCGTCGACAACGAATCTTCAAATGGAAAGCGCGAGATTCAGGAGGGCAAATCTTCTCCAAAACATTCTGCATCCTGTCAAAATATTTATAGCGGCTGGAGGACCGAGATAGCGGAGCAAAACAGTGCTGTCTTTTGCCAAAACTGGCAGAAAGCACAGGGTTTGCCAAATTATCCTCTATACAAACTCAAATATTTGGAAGCCGTTAGCATGATCAATGTCCATGTCAATAATGTTAATGATCATGCGCAGTTTGCGAAGTTCCGGGTGACCGATCTGGGATTGGGAAGGTGTCATGACGCAAATTCCTTGTGCGTCTGGGGAAAATATCCGTGCATCGCTACCAGCTCGTAG